One genomic window of Acidovorax radicis includes the following:
- a CDS encoding 2-dehydropantoate 2-reductase, which produces MKVCIYGAGAIGGWLGVALAQAGHPVSMVARGDTLRALQAEGLRMRRADGTLAQVPVTAHSDPAALGVQDLVVVAVKAPGLPDVARAMAPLIGPETIVLTAMNGVPWWFLDGFGGAAQGHALESVDAGGVIAKAIPAHNVVGSVVHTSCSLEAPGFARQHFGNRLIVGEPDGSRSPRLQALAETLQRGGIDVEVSHCIQKDIWFKLWGNLTMNPISALTGATTDRILDDDLVLGFVSAVMLEAKAIGEKLGLPIDQQPEDRHAVTRKLGAFKTSMLQDVEAGKPLEIDALVGAVRELGQITHTPTPHTDALLGLTRLMARTRGLY; this is translated from the coding sequence ATGAAAGTTTGTATCTACGGCGCAGGCGCCATCGGCGGCTGGCTGGGCGTGGCCCTGGCGCAGGCGGGCCACCCGGTCAGCATGGTGGCGCGCGGCGACACGCTGCGCGCCCTGCAGGCCGAAGGGCTGCGCATGCGGCGCGCTGACGGCACCCTGGCGCAGGTGCCCGTCACCGCCCACAGCGACCCGGCCGCACTCGGCGTGCAAGACCTCGTCGTGGTCGCCGTCAAGGCCCCGGGCCTGCCCGACGTGGCACGCGCCATGGCGCCGCTGATCGGGCCCGAGACCATCGTGCTCACCGCGATGAACGGTGTGCCATGGTGGTTCCTCGACGGCTTTGGTGGCGCTGCGCAGGGCCATGCCCTCGAATCCGTGGACGCGGGGGGCGTGATTGCCAAAGCCATCCCTGCGCACAACGTGGTGGGCAGCGTGGTGCACACGAGCTGCTCGCTGGAGGCGCCGGGTTTCGCCCGCCAGCACTTCGGCAACCGCCTCATCGTGGGCGAGCCCGACGGCAGCCGCAGCCCGCGCCTGCAAGCGCTGGCCGAGACGCTGCAGCGCGGCGGCATCGATGTGGAGGTGAGCCACTGCATCCAGAAAGACATCTGGTTCAAGCTCTGGGGCAACCTCACCATGAACCCGATCAGCGCGCTGACCGGCGCCACGACCGACCGCATCCTTGACGACGACCTGGTTCTCGGTTTTGTGTCGGCCGTGATGCTGGAGGCCAAAGCCATTGGCGAAAAACTGGGGCTGCCCATCGACCAGCAGCCCGAAGACCGCCACGCCGTCACACGCAAGCTCGGCGCCTTCAAGACGTCGATGCTGCAGGACGTGGAAGCGGGCAAGCCCCTGGAGATCGACGCGCTGGTGGGCGCCGTGCGCGAGCTGGGCCAGATCACCCACACCCCCACCCCCCATACCGATGCGCTGCTGGGGCTGACGCGCCTGATGGCGCGCACGCGCGGCCTGTACTGA
- the hpaI gene encoding 4-hydroxy-2-oxoheptanedioate aldolase, whose amino-acid sequence MQTPTNRFKQAMAQGQAQIGLWLGLAEAYSAEILAGTGYDWLLVDGEHAPNDLRSILHQLQAIASAASALPPGAQAPHPIARVPVGDTALIKQYLDIGAQTLLVPMVDTPEQAQQLVRATRYAPEGVRGMGSALARSSRWQAYPQYVHEANQQICLLVQAETVEAMAHLDAIAATPGVDGVFIGPADLSASMGHPGNPGHPDVQAAIHDGIARILRAGKAPGILATTESQARQWLAAGALFVAVGVDTMLLTSAAQDLLARFRSATDAAPTRPAGY is encoded by the coding sequence TTGCAGACACCCACCAACCGCTTCAAACAGGCCATGGCCCAGGGCCAGGCCCAAATCGGCCTGTGGCTCGGCCTGGCCGAGGCCTACAGCGCCGAAATCCTCGCCGGCACCGGCTACGACTGGCTGCTGGTCGATGGCGAACATGCGCCCAACGACCTGCGCTCCATCCTGCATCAGCTGCAGGCCATTGCCAGTGCGGCCAGCGCCCTGCCGCCCGGCGCGCAGGCACCCCACCCCATTGCGCGCGTGCCCGTGGGCGACACCGCGCTGATCAAACAGTACCTGGACATCGGCGCACAGACGCTGCTGGTGCCCATGGTCGATACGCCCGAGCAGGCGCAGCAGCTGGTGCGCGCCACGCGCTATGCGCCCGAAGGCGTGCGCGGCATGGGCAGCGCGCTGGCCCGCTCGTCGCGCTGGCAGGCGTACCCCCAGTATGTGCACGAGGCCAACCAGCAGATCTGCCTGCTGGTGCAGGCCGAAACGGTGGAAGCCATGGCCCACCTCGATGCCATCGCCGCCACGCCCGGTGTGGACGGGGTGTTCATCGGCCCGGCCGACCTGTCGGCCTCGATGGGACACCCCGGCAACCCGGGGCACCCGGATGTGCAGGCCGCCATCCACGATGGCATTGCGCGCATCCTGCGCGCGGGCAAGGCGCCGGGCATTCTGGCCACCACCGAATCGCAAGCGCGCCAGTGGCTGGCGGCGGGTGCGCTGTTTGTGGCCGTGGGCGTGGACACCATGCTGCTGACCAGCGCGGCGCAGGATTTGCTGGCGCGCTTTCGCAGCGCGACCGACGCGGCCCCCACCCGGCCCGCGGGCTACTGA